GACCCAAACTGGAAGGAGTACGAGAAACAGGGACGGTTAGAGTTGTTCTACGACGAGCAAGCACAATCATTCAGGGCCGTTCAGCCAGTCACTATCGACGCTTCTCGACTGGCACAACCATTGGCTTCGGAAGAAGCCGCTCTGGACATTGGTGCGAACAACCTCGTCGCCTGCACAACCACGACCGGCCAACAATACCTATACGAAGGTCGTGACCTGTTCGACAGGTTCCGCGAAACGACGCGAGAAATCGCCCGCCTCCAATCACTCTTGGAGGACGGTCGGTACAGTAGTCACCGAATCCGACGCCTGTACGACCGGCGAACAAAACGTCGTGACCACGCCCAAGATGCTCTTGCCCGTGACCTCATCGAACGACTCTACGACGAAGGCGTCTCGACGGTGTACGTCGGGGCACTAACGGACGTGCTGGACACGCACTGGTCAGTGGAGACGAACGCGAAAACACACAACTTCTGGGCGTTCAGAGCGTTCGTGAACCGACTGGCGTGTACCGCCGAAGAATACGGTATGTCGGTCGAGGTTCGGTCGGAGGCGTGGACGAGTCAGGAATGTCCGAACTGCGGTTCCACGACAGACACGATTCGGCATCAGGATACGCTGACGTGTCCGTGTGGGTTTGAAGGACACGCTGACCTCACGGCGTCAGAGACGTTCTTGAGACGTCATCAGAACTCGGAGAGTTCTGACTGGCGAACGAGACGTTCAGCGTCTCGTCAACGGCAGACGACGGTACCACGGTCGATGGCACGGCCTGTCTGCCTCAAGTGGGACGACCATCACTGGTCAGAGTCACCACGCTCAGTTCCCAACGAGGAGCATACGAACCCGCAAGTTGCCTCCGTGGGTCGGTAAACCATACCCCCAGCGTGAGGAAACCTCGCCGTTCACGGCGAGGAGGATGTCATAGCCGACTGAGCTCCCCACGTCGTTCACGGTGCATGACCCCACCGAGGAATCGGCGTAGTTTGGCTACGAGTTCGGCCTCTGTCTCGTAGGTCTCGATTCGCAAATCCCACCGGACGGACGCTGACCGAATCATCGCACTCGTCACGTCGGTTTCGTGGACGAAGATCAATCGGTCACCGTGTGTCTCAGCCAGATTTTCGAGGATACTCCCGGCCTCTTCTCCGACGCCGAAGTTGTGACCTAGGAAGGGTAGGACGAACGCGGTCGCGTTGCTACACCGAGCGTATTCGATGCTCTGAGTCACTGCATCGATGTCGTCAGTGTCGACATCGACATCGAGTGCGAGAAAAGCGTTCACTCCCGGATCGGCTCTCAGTTCCCCTTGTACACGTCGCAAGAGTGCCTGGGCCGCGTTGATCTCGTCTTTGTTCTGAAAGAGCCGTCGTAACGGCCCGGGAAGCTCGTCGACGTCGATCTCGCGGCGTTCCTCCTCGCTCAGTACATAGTTGAGATTGAACGACTTGTACGGTCCCATCAGATAAAACAGAAATCGGTCGTACGTCACGCGCCCGAGACGGTCAGTGATCAACTCGCGCGTGATCTCGACGGTCATAGCCGTGTGTATTCGGTGTGAATATATAAAGTAGCGTGTTTTCGAGAAATACTGGCTTGAGAACGACTAAGCGTTTCCAACTCGTAGTACGAGGTACGATGGCGACCGATCAAACACGGGCGGTCAGCGGTGACACGCCGGAGGACCCTGAGGACCTCTTACCCGACGAGAGCGTCCTCAGCCTCGACGAGTA
This genomic window from Salinirubrum litoreum contains:
- a CDS encoding RNA-guided endonuclease InsQ/TnpB family protein, with amino-acid sequence MKRTNTFEVIPQSDEDEELLRRLLDASAALWNEINYERREHYADSDEDVWEISEYRGRYGGTLGASTVQQIERKNRQAWKSFFALKEKGEANGKPGFWGNADDGRELRTYIRNTSYSVEWSEYSRLEILVGKDLKDEYGLGHRERLRLEVRGDPNWKEYEKQGRLELFYDEQAQSFRAVQPVTIDASRLAQPLASEEAALDIGANNLVACTTTTGQQYLYEGRDLFDRFRETTREIARLQSLLEDGRYSSHRIRRLYDRRTKRRDHAQDALARDLIERLYDEGVSTVYVGALTDVLDTHWSVETNAKTHNFWAFRAFVNRLACTAEEYGMSVEVRSEAWTSQECPNCGSTTDTIRHQDTLTCPCGFEGHADLTASETFLRRHQNSESSDWRTRRSASRQRQTTVPRSMARPVCLKWDDHHWSESPRSVPNEEHTNPQVASVGR
- a CDS encoding DUF7509 family protein; translated protein: MTVEITRELITDRLGRVTYDRFLFYLMGPYKSFNLNYVLSEEERREIDVDELPGPLRRLFQNKDEINAAQALLRRVQGELRADPGVNAFLALDVDVDTDDIDAVTQSIEYARCSNATAFVLPFLGHNFGVGEEAGSILENLAETHGDRLIFVHETDVTSAMIRSASVRWDLRIETYETEAELVAKLRRFLGGVMHRERRGELSRL